The nucleotide window tccgaatggacgaaaacactccagctctgtacccgccggggaaagcagatgaagaggaagacctccactcctttggaaggaccaagtggagaaggacctggctacgcttggaatatccaattggcgccacgtagcgacaagaagaaacgactggcgcgctgttgtcaactcggctataatcgcgtaagtagtgtctacgccaattaagaagaagaagatgataatagaataaaaatgtcggatcaaaatttttttgagactGCATTGTTGGAGTTGTGTTTTCCCACTCTGACCACAAACTGTACACCAATCATTTGCAGATATAAAATATTGCCTGCTGTGTGATTTTTGTCTTTTGCGCTTGGATGGTGTCTTGGCATAGCTTACTATAGCCCTAAACAATTAGCGGAATAGCTTTTTATAGcagtattaaatattattgtatttattcatCAATAATACATAGAACTGGCTTTAATATACAACATTTAtaatcatttattaattttctattcGGATTTAAAGAGTTGATTAATTAGTGGCTCTAACGGCATATTTCTTCATCCGCTCTTCGATTTCGGGCCGGAAATGCCGAATTAAGCCTTGCACGGGCCAAGCTGCACCATCGGCTAGAGCACAAATTGTATGCCCTTCAATTTGTTTGGATATCTCCCACAACATATCTATTTCGTCAGGCTGCCCATTACCAGCAACAAAGCTAAGAAACATAACATAAGTCaaacatatttcaaataataacgTTTTTAAGCTTGATTTCTACTTACCGCTTCATGATCTTATGCATCCACATAATACCTTCACGACACGGTGTACACTGACCACAACTTTCGTGGCGGTAAAATGCGGTCAAACGTTCAATAGCTTTGATTATGTCAGTGGACCTATCCATAACAATAAGAGCAGCTGTTCCAAGTGAAGTTTGAGCAGCAATTAAACCATCAAAATCCATTAATACATCATCGCAAACTTTTTTTGGGATGACTGGAGTAGATGAGCCACCAGGAATCACCCCAAGTAAATTATCCCATCCACCGCGAATGCCACCGGCATGACGTTCAATTAATTCTTTAAGAGGGATCGACATTTCTTCTTCTATTGTGCATGGTTTATTTACATGACCGGAAATGTTAAACAATTTTGTTCCTGAATTACGTGTTCGTCCAAAACTTGCAAACCAGGCACCACCACGCCTCATGATAGTGGGAGCAACTGCTATTGTTTCCACGTTGTTTACCGTAGTAGGACATCCAAAAACACCAACATCTGCCGGGAATGGAGGCTTTAATCGAGGTTTTC belongs to Bactrocera dorsalis isolate Fly_Bdor chromosome 1, ASM2337382v1, whole genome shotgun sequence and includes:
- the LOC105227337 gene encoding NADH dehydrogenase [ubiquinone] flavoprotein 1, mitochondrial isoform X2, with the protein product MAGALVRINFLQRPAISASLPAVAQRRLQGTSAPPPGTPPPQTKTKFGPLADQDRIFTNLYGRHDWRLKGALKRGDWHRTKEIILKGSDWIINELKTSGLRGRGGAGFPSGMKWSFMNKPSDGRPKYLVVNADEGEPGTCKDREIMRHDPHKLVEGCLVAGKAMGARAAYIYIRGEFYNEASNMQLAIAEAYQAGLIGKNACGSGYDFDVFMHRGAGAYICGEETALIESLEGKQGKPRLKPPFPADVGVFGCPTTVNNVETIAVAPTIMRRGGAWFASFGRTRNSGTKLFNISGHVNKPCTIEEEMSIPLKELIERHAGGIRGGWDNLLGVIPGGSSTPVIPKKVCDDVLMDFDGLIAAQTSLGTAALIVMDRSTDIIKAIERLTAFYRHESCGQCTPCREGIMWMHKIMKRFVAGNGQPDEIDMLWEISKQIEGHTICALADGAAWPVQGLIRHFRPEIEERMKKYAVRATN
- the LOC105227337 gene encoding NADH dehydrogenase [ubiquinone] flavoprotein 1, mitochondrial isoform X1, encoding MAGALVRINFLQRPAIILYSIGASLPAVAQRRLQGTSAPPPGTPPPQTKTKFGPLADQDRIFTNLYGRHDWRLKGALKRGDWHRTKEIILKGSDWIINELKTSGLRGRGGAGFPSGMKWSFMNKPSDGRPKYLVVNADEGEPGTCKDREIMRHDPHKLVEGCLVAGKAMGARAAYIYIRGEFYNEASNMQLAIAEAYQAGLIGKNACGSGYDFDVFMHRGAGAYICGEETALIESLEGKQGKPRLKPPFPADVGVFGCPTTVNNVETIAVAPTIMRRGGAWFASFGRTRNSGTKLFNISGHVNKPCTIEEEMSIPLKELIERHAGGIRGGWDNLLGVIPGGSSTPVIPKKVCDDVLMDFDGLIAAQTSLGTAALIVMDRSTDIIKAIERLTAFYRHESCGQCTPCREGIMWMHKIMKRFVAGNGQPDEIDMLWEISKQIEGHTICALADGAAWPVQGLIRHFRPEIEERMKKYAVRATN